CAAGGGTGCTCCTGGTTGCGGTTTCAAACGTTCTGATTCCCCGTTCACAAAGAATAACCTGAGGATTTCCCTCGGCAAGGATATATTCCGCCGACATCAGTAATTCTTTGATCGTAGTGGACATCCCGCGTTTTAACAGAATTGGTTTGCTGCTTTTTCCCACTAAACGCAGGAGGGAAAAATTTTGAATATTGCGGGCTCCAATTTGAATGATATCGGCATATTTTTCAATCTGGTCCATGTCACGTTCACGAAGTAATTCTGTTACTATGGGTAGTCCAGTGACTTGGCTGGCTTCCCGCAAAAGTCGCAGTCCTTCTACCTCGAGGCCACTGAAATCATAAGGTGATGTTCGCGGTTTAAAGGCCCCACCCCGTAAAATACTGGCACCATGTTGTTTAACCCCTTTGGCCGTTTCCAATAGTTGCTCACGGGATTCAACCGCGCAAGGCCCTGCCATGACCGTAAAATGCCCTTCACCAATCTTGACATCCCCCAGTTGAATAACCGTGTTATCAACTGAAACTTCCCGGCTGGCCAGTTTGTAAGGTTCCATGATGGGAATGACCATATCGACCTGGAGATGATTTGCCAGCTCACTGGAGGCATTGCCGGGTAAGGAAACCCCGTTTTTACCAATGACCCCGATAATAGTTTTATATTTACCTCGACTGATATGAGGTTTAAATCCCAGATCTTCGATCTTTTGGGCAACAGCATTGATGTCTTCATCTGTCGCTTGGGGTTTTAATACCAGAATCATAGTGTTCTCCTCGTGCGCTTGGACCGTTTAGGGTTGTACAAATAATAAAGGCCGGGAACAAATTGTTCACGGCCTACATTATTGCACGATCAAGGCAGTGAACGGGTGCTCCCCATCCACTACCAGCTGGTATTTCTATACCTTCGGGTATGGATGGGGATTGCCAAAATAATAATAGTGCCAAAATATTTTAAACATATTTTTCATTTGCATCTGTTTGTTCAATAAAAGAAATTTTTCCACAAGTCGATCCAAACTATCATACGATGACCTTAAAATCAAGTAATTTTCTGAGATAATTGTCAAGTACAGGATGCTTTCAGACTTTATATGTGGTTTTTTATCAATGGTTTCCTGGTCGACAATTCTGCTTCCAAAAGCTGTTGACCGTAGGTGATATCGATGTTAGATGTTAAATGAGCCTTAACGATTGAAACTATCAACAGTATTTGCTGTTCTTCTGGTTGTCTATGAATGTTCTTAATGACAGTATTGGTAGAAAAATCAGCTACTTACGCATTTCTGTAACTGATCGGTGCAATCTTCGGTGTCGTTACTGTACCCCCGAAGAACAGTTTCCCCTTTTGAATCACCAGGATGTTCTGCGTTATGAGGAAATCCTGACGGTTATCAGAGCCTTGGTGCCGGTTGGGATTGATAAGGTGAGGCTAACCGGCGGTGAACCATTGGTTCGAAAGGATCTGAATCAGCTGATTGGTTGGATTAATGATATTAATGGAATTCGCGACATCAGCCTGACTACTAATGGGGTGTTGTTGACAGAGAAGGGAAGGTTGCTCCGTGATGCCGGTCTTTCCCGGATAAATATCAGTCTGGATACCTTGAAGCCGGATAAATTTTCCTACATTACCCGCAGGAATTATTTTCCCCAGGTTATGAACGGAATTGAAGCCGCGTTGTCACTGGGATTTTCTCCGGTGAAAATTAATGTGGTTGCCATGCATGGTTTTAACGATGATGAAATTATTGACTTTGCCGCTCTGGCGGAAAGACTCCCGGTTCATGTCAGATTTATTGAGTATATGCCGATTGGTTCGGATACCGACTGGCAGGCCGACCAATTTATACCGGTGCATGAGATTCGCCGGCAGATAGAAGAAGTTTATGGACCCTTATCGCCGGTTCCTAGGGATGATTTTGCTGGGCCGGCCAAAGTTTTTTTCCTGAAAGGCGGCCAGGGTCGGATTGGTTTTATCAGTGCCTTGTCCAATCATTTCTGTGACCGTTGCAACCGGGTAAGAATAACCGCTGATGGTCGTTTGCGTCCCTGCCTGTTGGCTGATATTGAGTTTGATTTAAAGAATCGTTTGCGTCATGGTGCCGATGCGGATGCCATCCGTGCGTTATTTTTTG
The DNA window shown above is from Pseudomonadota bacterium and carries:
- the aroF gene encoding 3-deoxy-7-phosphoheptulonate synthase; its protein translation is MILVLKPQATDEDINAVAQKIEDLGFKPHISRGKYKTIIGVIGKNGVSLPGNASSELANHLQVDMVIPIMEPYKLASREVSVDNTVIQLGDVKIGEGHFTVMAGPCAVESREQLLETAKGVKQHGASILRGGAFKPRTSPYDFSGLEVEGLRLLREASQVTGLPIVTELLRERDMDQIEKYADIIQIGARNIQNFSLLRLVGKSSKPILLKRGMSTTIKELLMSAEYILAEGNPQVILCERGIRTFETATRSTL
- the moaA gene encoding GTP 3',8-cyclase MoaA, producing the protein MNVLNDSIGRKISYLRISVTDRCNLRCRYCTPEEQFPLLNHQDVLRYEEILTVIRALVPVGIDKVRLTGGEPLVRKDLNQLIGWINDINGIRDISLTTNGVLLTEKGRLLRDAGLSRINISLDTLKPDKFSYITRRNYFPQVMNGIEAALSLGFSPVKINVVAMHGFNDDEIIDFAALAERLPVHVRFIEYMPIGSDTDWQADQFIPVHEIRRQIEEVYGPLSPVPRDDFAGPAKVFFLKGGQGRIGFISALSNHFCDRCNRVRITADGRLRPCLLADIEFDLKNRLRHGADADAIRALFFEALAEKPESHGISCNTVKKCVRVMSSIGG